In Quadrisphaera sp. RL12-1S, a single genomic region encodes these proteins:
- a CDS encoding sensor histidine kinase encodes MQGAGGARRGRLRVYLGAAPGVGKTVAMLGEGHRRAERGQDVVVAFVETHGRAHTAAATEGLELVPRRRLTHPASPGTVLEEMDVDAVLARAPRHALVDELAHTNAPGSRNAKRWQDVEELLAAGVDVITTVNVQHLESLNDVVAQITGVRQRETVPDDVVRSADAIELVDMSPQALRRRLAHGNVYAAERVDAALSNYFRVGNLTALRELALLWTADRVDAALALYRAEQGIAEPWGARERVVVALTGGPEGDALVRRAARITQRAAGGELLALHVSRSDGLTGAAPDALARQRLLAESLGGSWHSVVGEDVATAILDFARGVNATHVVVGASRRSRLAAALSPGVGQRVIDGSGDIDVHVVTHAAARGQQGRLVRRTALSALPARRRAAGWALAVVAPVALTGLLHLTRARHELPSELLLFLALVVGVALVGGMWPAVLAAVLSGLLANWYFTPPYGTLTIAEPANAVALFVLVSVGAAVAAVVDTAARRARDAARARAEADVLATLAGSVLRGAQAVPALLDRLVETFGLQGAALLERTRDQVGTANDVWRVVASQGCPPPSSPEAADAALPVDEHLSIAITSQQGGPALSASDLRVLTAVAAQAGSLLERDRLRETARAARREEERTATRTALLAAVSHDLRTPLASVKASASTLRSLGAELDPADREVLLADVETSADRLQALVDNLLDMSRLDAGAVRARREAVALDEVVPRALAGLTPEQAGAVVVDVSEDLPLVDTDAGLLERALGNVVENALRHAVPHAPGTPVEVTAGVVDDTAAPGGRGGRRVVVRVVDRGPGIPDDRKAAAFSAFQRLGDAPGALGVGLGLAVARGLVEASGGTVEADDTPGGGLTVVFSLPVAAAPGSGSGSGSGSGSGAPSEQEVPA; translated from the coding sequence GTGCAGGGGGCGGGCGGTGCGCGGCGCGGCAGGCTGAGGGTCTACCTGGGCGCCGCCCCCGGCGTGGGCAAGACCGTCGCCATGCTCGGCGAGGGCCACCGCCGCGCCGAGCGCGGCCAGGACGTGGTGGTCGCGTTCGTGGAGACCCACGGCCGCGCCCACACCGCGGCCGCCACCGAGGGCCTGGAGCTGGTCCCCCGGCGGCGGCTCACGCACCCCGCCTCCCCCGGCACCGTGCTGGAGGAGATGGACGTCGACGCCGTGCTGGCCCGCGCCCCCCGGCACGCGCTGGTGGACGAGCTGGCGCACACCAACGCGCCGGGCTCGCGCAACGCCAAGCGGTGGCAGGACGTCGAGGAGCTGCTGGCGGCCGGCGTGGACGTCATCACCACCGTCAACGTGCAGCACCTGGAGTCGCTCAACGACGTCGTCGCGCAGATCACCGGCGTGCGCCAGCGCGAGACCGTCCCCGACGACGTGGTGAGGTCGGCGGACGCCATCGAGCTGGTGGACATGAGCCCGCAGGCGCTGCGGCGCCGCCTCGCCCACGGCAACGTCTACGCCGCCGAGCGCGTGGACGCCGCGCTGTCCAACTACTTCCGGGTGGGCAACCTCACCGCCCTGCGCGAGCTCGCGCTGCTGTGGACGGCGGACCGGGTGGACGCCGCCCTGGCCCTGTACCGCGCCGAGCAGGGCATCGCCGAGCCGTGGGGCGCCCGCGAGCGCGTGGTGGTGGCGCTGACGGGCGGGCCGGAGGGGGACGCGCTGGTGCGCCGCGCGGCGCGCATCACCCAGCGCGCCGCGGGCGGTGAGCTGCTGGCCCTGCACGTCTCCCGCTCCGACGGGCTGACGGGGGCCGCGCCGGACGCGCTGGCGCGCCAGCGGCTGCTGGCGGAGAGCCTCGGCGGCAGCTGGCACTCGGTGGTGGGCGAGGACGTCGCCACCGCCATCCTCGACTTCGCCCGCGGCGTCAACGCCACCCACGTGGTGGTCGGGGCCAGCCGGCGCAGCCGGCTCGCGGCGGCGCTGTCGCCCGGTGTGGGACAGCGCGTCATCGACGGCTCCGGTGACATCGACGTGCACGTGGTCACGCACGCCGCCGCCCGCGGCCAGCAGGGGCGGCTGGTCCGCCGGACGGCGCTGTCCGCGCTCCCCGCGCGGCGCCGGGCGGCCGGCTGGGCGCTGGCCGTGGTGGCGCCGGTGGCCCTCACGGGGCTGCTGCACCTGACCCGGGCGCGCCACGAGCTGCCCAGCGAGCTGCTGCTCTTCCTGGCCCTCGTGGTGGGGGTGGCCCTCGTCGGCGGGATGTGGCCGGCGGTGCTGGCCGCGGTGCTGTCGGGGCTGCTGGCCAACTGGTACTTCACCCCGCCCTACGGCACGCTCACCATCGCCGAGCCGGCCAACGCCGTCGCGCTGTTCGTGCTGGTCAGCGTGGGGGCGGCGGTAGCCGCCGTGGTGGACACCGCGGCCCGCAGGGCCCGGGACGCCGCCCGCGCCCGCGCCGAGGCCGACGTGCTGGCCACGCTCGCGGGCAGCGTGCTGCGCGGCGCCCAGGCCGTGCCCGCGCTGCTGGACCGGCTGGTGGAGACCTTCGGCCTCCAGGGCGCGGCGCTGCTGGAGCGCACGCGGGACCAGGTGGGCACCGCGAACGACGTGTGGCGGGTCGTGGCCTCGCAGGGCTGCCCCCCGCCGTCCTCGCCCGAGGCCGCGGACGCGGCGCTGCCGGTGGACGAGCACCTGAGCATCGCCATCACCAGCCAGCAGGGCGGTCCGGCGCTGTCGGCCTCGGACCTCCGCGTGCTGACGGCGGTGGCCGCGCAGGCGGGGTCGCTGCTGGAGCGGGACAGGCTGCGGGAGACCGCGCGGGCGGCGCGCCGCGAGGAGGAGCGCACCGCCACGCGGACCGCGCTGCTGGCCGCCGTCTCGCACGACCTGCGCACGCCGCTGGCGAGCGTCAAGGCGTCGGCCTCGACGCTGCGCTCCCTCGGCGCCGAGCTCGACCCCGCCGACCGCGAGGTGCTGCTGGCGGACGTGGAGACCTCCGCGGACCGCCTGCAGGCCCTCGTCGACAACCTCCTGGACATGAGCCGCCTCGACGCCGGGGCGGTGCGGGCGCGCCGCGAGGCGGTGGCCCTGGACGAGGTGGTCCCCCGCGCGCTCGCGGGCCTCACCCCGGAGCAGGCGGGCGCCGTGGTGGTGGACGTCTCCGAGGACCTCCCGCTGGTCGACACCGACGCCGGCCTGCTCGAGCGCGCGCTCGGCAACGTGGTGGAGAACGCCCTGCGCCACGCCGTCCCCCACGCCCCCGGCACCCCGGTGGAGGTGACGGCCGGGGTGGTGGACGACACCGCCGCGCCCGGCGGACGGGGAGGACGCCGGGTGGTGGTGCGCGTGGTCGACCGCGGCCCGGGCATCCCCGACGACCGCAAGGCCGCCGCCTTCTCCGCCTTCCAGCGGCTGGGGGACGCGCCGGGCGCCCTCGGCGTGGGGCTGGGCCTGGCGGTGGCGCGGGGCCTGGTGGAGGCCAGCGGTGGCACGGTGGAGGCCGACGACACCCCCGGTGGCGGGCTCACCGTGGTGTTCTCACTGCCCGTGGCCGCTGCTCCCGGCAGTGGCAGTGGCAGTGGCAGTGGCAGCGGCAGCGGCGCGCCGAGCGAGCAGGAGGTGCCCGCGTGA